The following are encoded together in the Desulfococcus multivorans genome:
- a CDS encoding ABC transporter ATP-binding protein encodes MLQLNDIVTSYGRIQALKGISIKVFPGEIVAMIGANGAGKSTTLMAICGILPIDRGEIRFKGRSIQGMPPEKLPPMGLCQVPEGRRIFPRLTVDENLALGAFYRHDTEEIEKDLDTVYGLFPILKDRRRQHGGTLSGGEQQMLAIGRALMSRPQVLLLDEPSLGLAPLIVQKIFDIIDDINKTQGTTILLVEQNANLALQTAQRGYVLETGRIIMEDRAETLIHNPEIRKAYLGE; translated from the coding sequence ATACTGCAACTCAACGACATCGTGACGAGCTACGGCCGGATTCAGGCCCTCAAGGGGATTTCCATCAAGGTGTTTCCAGGAGAGATCGTCGCCATGATCGGTGCCAACGGCGCCGGAAAATCGACCACTCTCATGGCCATCTGCGGCATCCTGCCCATCGACCGGGGGGAGATCCGGTTCAAGGGCCGCTCCATCCAGGGCATGCCCCCTGAAAAGCTGCCGCCCATGGGACTCTGCCAGGTGCCGGAAGGCCGACGCATCTTCCCGCGCCTCACTGTTGACGAGAATCTCGCTCTGGGCGCTTTTTACCGGCACGACACCGAGGAGATCGAAAAAGACCTCGATACGGTTTACGGCCTGTTTCCGATTCTCAAGGACCGGCGGCGCCAACACGGCGGAACCCTTTCGGGTGGGGAGCAACAGATGCTCGCCATTGGACGGGCGCTGATGAGCCGCCCCCAGGTGCTGCTCCTTGACGAGCCCTCGCTGGGGCTGGCGCCCCTGATCGTTCAAAAGATCTTCGATATCATCGATGACATCAACAAGACCCAGGGCACCACAATCCTTCTGGTGGAACAGAACGCCAACCTGGCCCTTCAGACGGCCCAGCGAGGTTATGTGCTGGAAACCGGCCGCATCATCATGGAGGACCGGGCTGAAACCCTGATACACAACCCGGAAATTCGGAAAGCCTACCTAGGGGAATAG
- the livM gene encoding high-affinity branched-chain amino acid ABC transporter permease LivM, with protein MIHEYRKTLKNYAIGLLWLLGLLWPLLGIHPDGTLSFDRTFTTWLYIAAGSFLCLLIYILNKSGLLRPVGNALSAPREKASRLIGAVPVWVWIGALLAAACLYPLFTGRYAQDVATNVLIYICLGLGLNIVVGLAGMLDLGYIAFYGVGAYTYALLNLHYGLSFWICLPIAAALACIAGCIIGYPTLRMRGDYLAIVTLGFGEIVRIILNNWMTLTNGPNGLLGIKPPSIYVPSFEAGFSFELLYIKKLQYLYYIALGLAILTITAVRRLNHSRIGRAWESIREDETAAELMGVNTFILKLLAYAMGALFAGLAGAFFCARMRFVSPESFTFIESAMVLSMVVLGGMASIPGIMLGAAALIVLPEVFREFETYRMLAFGLAMVVMMLFRPAGLIPAKRMGTRSEDREG; from the coding sequence ATGATACACGAGTATAGGAAAACCCTGAAAAATTACGCCATCGGCCTCTTGTGGCTCCTGGGGCTCCTGTGGCCGCTTCTCGGCATCCACCCGGACGGAACCCTCTCCTTCGACAGGACGTTCACCACCTGGCTTTACATCGCCGCCGGCTCCTTCCTCTGCCTCCTGATTTACATCCTGAACAAAAGCGGCCTTCTCCGGCCCGTGGGCAATGCCCTGTCGGCACCTCGGGAAAAGGCGTCCCGACTCATCGGCGCCGTTCCCGTATGGGTATGGATCGGGGCATTGTTGGCGGCGGCCTGCCTCTATCCCCTTTTCACCGGCCGGTACGCCCAGGACGTGGCCACAAACGTGCTGATCTACATCTGCCTGGGGCTGGGGCTCAACATCGTCGTGGGGCTCGCCGGCATGCTCGATCTCGGCTACATCGCCTTTTACGGGGTTGGGGCCTACACCTACGCCCTGCTCAACCTCCATTACGGCCTCTCCTTCTGGATCTGTCTGCCCATCGCGGCGGCCCTCGCCTGCATCGCCGGTTGCATCATCGGCTACCCGACCCTCAGGATGCGGGGCGACTACCTGGCCATCGTAACCCTGGGTTTTGGTGAAATCGTTCGTATCATCCTCAACAACTGGATGACCCTGACCAACGGTCCCAACGGACTCCTCGGCATCAAGCCGCCGTCCATCTATGTCCCGAGTTTCGAGGCCGGTTTCAGTTTTGAACTCCTTTACATCAAAAAACTGCAATATCTCTATTACATCGCTCTGGGCCTGGCGATCCTGACGATTACGGCAGTCCGGCGACTCAACCATTCCCGGATCGGAAGGGCCTGGGAGTCGATCCGGGAGGACGAGACCGCCGCGGAGCTGATGGGCGTCAACACCTTCATTCTCAAGCTGCTGGCCTACGCCATGGGAGCGCTTTTCGCAGGGCTGGCCGGCGCGTTTTTCTGCGCCCGAATGCGCTTCGTCAGCCCGGAAAGCTTCACGTTCATCGAGTCGGCCATGGTGCTGAGCATGGTCGTCCTGGGGGGGATGGCCTCCATTCCCGGCATCATGCTGGGGGCCGCCGCCCTGATCGTCCTGCCGGAAGTCTTCCGGGAGTTTGAAACCTACCGCATGCTGGCCTTCGGTCTGGCAATGGTGGTGATGATGCTCTTCCGGCCCGCCGGCCTGATTCCCGCCAAGAGGATGGGCACGCGATCCGAGGACAGGGAGGGATAA
- a CDS encoding AAA family ATPase, with translation MTHNGLKFSGANRYVLDDELASIVNISMALEMPLLLKGEPGTGKTMLAHAIAESLHMPLIVLNVKSSMKLVNALYQYDTLTRLNDSRFGDSRRDVSNIEEYITMGRIGQAFTADRRTVLLIDEIDKADTDFQDDMLDVLDQMAFDIMEIDKTVQTRHRPVIIITSNAKKDLSDPFLGRCNFHHIAFPDPKMMRKIISVHFPGLEENLLEGAITAFYGLRELDAVEKKPATRELINWIRALKADPDFTPKKLQKGEIPYLGVLFKKSGDYQRALNFTSRRKLF, from the coding sequence ATGACACACAACGGACTTAAATTCAGCGGTGCCAACCGCTACGTACTGGATGATGAACTGGCGAGCATCGTCAACATTTCCATGGCACTCGAGATGCCCCTGCTGCTGAAGGGGGAACCCGGAACGGGCAAGACCATGCTCGCCCACGCCATCGCCGAGAGCCTCCACATGCCGCTCATCGTCCTGAACGTCAAATCGAGCATGAAGCTGGTGAACGCCCTCTACCAGTACGACACCCTCACCCGGCTCAACGACAGCCGTTTCGGGGACTCCCGGCGGGACGTCAGCAACATCGAGGAGTACATCACCATGGGCAGGATCGGTCAGGCCTTCACGGCCGACCGGCGGACGGTTCTGCTCATCGACGAGATCGACAAGGCCGACACCGACTTCCAGGACGACATGCTCGACGTCCTCGACCAGATGGCCTTCGACATCATGGAGATCGACAAGACCGTCCAGACCCGCCACAGGCCGGTCATCATCATCACGTCCAACGCCAAGAAGGATCTGTCCGATCCGTTTCTGGGCCGATGCAATTTCCATCACATCGCCTTTCCGGACCCGAAGATGATGCGCAAGATCATCTCGGTGCATTTTCCCGGGCTCGAGGAGAACCTCCTGGAGGGGGCCATCACCGCCTTCTATGGCCTGCGGGAGTTGGATGCCGTCGAGAAAAAGCCGGCGACCCGGGAACTCATCAACTGGATACGGGCCCTCAAGGCCGATCCGGACTTCACGCCGAAAAAGCTGCAGAAAGGCGAGATTCCCTACCTGGGGGTTCTGTTCAAGAAAAGCGGAGACTACCAGCGGGCCCTCAACTTCACCAGCCGTCGGAAACTCTTTTAG
- a CDS encoding branched-chain amino acid ABC transporter substrate-binding protein, with protein sequence MKKKLLKALVWGCVLVPFILSGAAAKTLKIGSMSPLTGPYASDGTDIKNGVLTAIEVFEKEGGIPGYDKIELFAQDTACDPKQAVAAANKLINLEVVGVIGAYCSSSTIPASETLAEEDIPMLTPASTNEMVTDRGLPYMFRLCGRDDDQAPASAKFMKESLGAKTIFIIDDKTTYSQGLADGIEKACTDVGIEVLGHDHVNQGDKDFSAVLTKAKDINADIVYMSLQGYSPGALMAIQAKRMGVSSTLVTQDAMFQPKFMEVAKEAAEGIYLTYGYTDPNTPEYKAFENIYVPKYGPIAAYATYAYDAATVLLKAIKAAGSTDPAKLKAEIMKMDFNGASKRIKFRENGDSGSTYIAFKIENGKFVPYWDPQKGLLK encoded by the coding sequence ATGAAGAAAAAACTATTGAAGGCACTGGTATGGGGATGCGTTTTAGTACCGTTCATTCTGAGCGGCGCTGCTGCAAAAACCCTGAAAATCGGCTCCATGAGTCCCCTGACCGGGCCCTATGCCTCGGACGGCACGGACATCAAGAACGGTGTTCTCACTGCCATCGAAGTTTTCGAAAAGGAAGGGGGCATCCCCGGATACGACAAGATCGAGCTCTTCGCCCAGGATACGGCCTGTGACCCGAAGCAGGCGGTCGCCGCCGCCAACAAGCTGATCAACCTGGAGGTCGTCGGCGTCATCGGCGCCTACTGCTCCTCCTCCACCATCCCCGCATCGGAGACATTGGCCGAGGAAGACATTCCCATGCTGACTCCTGCCTCCACCAACGAGATGGTGACCGATCGCGGCCTTCCTTATATGTTCCGGCTCTGCGGACGGGATGACGACCAGGCCCCCGCATCGGCAAAATTCATGAAAGAGTCCCTGGGCGCCAAGACCATCTTTATCATCGACGACAAAACCACATACAGTCAGGGGTTGGCCGACGGCATCGAGAAGGCCTGCACGGACGTCGGCATCGAGGTGCTGGGTCACGACCACGTAAACCAGGGCGACAAGGATTTTTCGGCGGTGCTGACCAAGGCCAAGGACATCAACGCCGACATCGTATACATGTCCCTGCAGGGCTACTCTCCGGGCGCGCTCATGGCGATTCAGGCCAAGCGCATGGGGGTTTCCTCCACACTCGTGACCCAGGACGCCATGTTCCAGCCGAAGTTCATGGAGGTGGCCAAGGAAGCCGCCGAAGGCATCTACCTCACCTATGGGTACACCGACCCCAACACCCCGGAGTACAAAGCCTTTGAAAACATCTATGTTCCCAAGTACGGACCCATCGCCGCCTATGCCACCTATGCCTATGACGCCGCGACGGTTCTCCTCAAGGCCATCAAGGCGGCCGGCTCCACCGATCCCGCCAAGCTCAAGGCCGAGATCATGAAGATGGATTTCAACGGCGCCTCCAAACGCATCAAGTTCAGGGAAAACGGCGATTCCGGATCCACCTACATCGCCTTCAAGATCGAAAACGGCAAATTCGTCCCTTATTGGGATCCCCAGAAAGGGCTGCTCAAGTAA
- a CDS encoding FadR/GntR family transcriptional regulator codes for MEPLFREARQSRIFEDVVEQIEEAILQGRLKAGDRLPAERDLKDMLKTSRSTLREALRVLEQKGLIEIRLGTGGGAVVKAVSSDQISQSLGLLIRSQQVSLGQLAEFRERFEGDVVELAASRAGKTDLDTLRDYLRQAARYAAGGDENLEDFLEVDKKIHLLFAHMTRNPIYISILRTVHDNINLFFKRYLIMATREMEENLSDLYDVAAAIEQKDGGKARELLQAHVRRFNSYMERHPKAGRPGTNGNST; via the coding sequence ATGGAACCGCTTTTCAGAGAAGCCAGACAAAGCAGGATTTTCGAGGATGTGGTGGAGCAGATCGAGGAGGCCATCCTCCAGGGTCGTCTCAAGGCCGGGGATCGGCTGCCGGCCGAGCGCGATCTCAAGGATATGCTCAAGACCAGTCGCAGCACCCTCCGGGAGGCACTGCGGGTTCTGGAGCAGAAAGGGCTCATCGAGATCCGGCTCGGCACCGGCGGAGGTGCCGTGGTCAAAGCCGTCTCCTCCGACCAGATCTCCCAGAGCCTGGGCCTGCTGATTCGATCCCAACAGGTCTCCCTCGGTCAGCTGGCCGAATTCCGGGAACGGTTCGAAGGGGATGTGGTCGAACTGGCCGCAAGCCGGGCCGGGAAAACCGACCTTGACACGCTCCGAGATTATCTCCGGCAGGCGGCCCGATACGCGGCCGGCGGGGATGAAAATCTCGAGGACTTTCTCGAAGTGGACAAGAAGATTCATCTTCTCTTCGCCCACATGACCCGAAATCCCATCTACATCAGTATCCTGAGGACCGTTCACGACAACATCAATCTCTTTTTCAAGCGCTATCTGATCATGGCAACCCGGGAGATGGAGGAAAACCTGTCGGACCTCTACGATGTCGCGGCGGCCATCGAGCAGAAAGACGGCGGAAAGGCCCGAGAGCTGTTGCAGGCGCATGTTCGCCGCTTCAACAGTTACATGGAGCGACACCCGAAAGCAGGCCGGCCCGGGACGAACGGGAACTCGACATAA
- a CDS encoding vWA domain-containing protein, producing MFIDFFYLLRRSGIPVSPTAFLTLHKALAGGLILSLNDFYTASRAILVKSERYFDIFDQVFAHHFQGADLPDTEGFDLDEVARLLLEQWLKNPRELAGAFGEDESTLSRLSPDELIEYFKERLKEQTGAHHGGSKWIGTGGRSPVGHSGYHPGGMRVGGVSRNRSAVKVAMDRRYKDYSLEGPLTQAMMGEALKRLRNLVPAGPRDQVNVDETLYQTMKNAGEIEIVFEQSLRDRLKVILAIDNGGWSMDSYISVVQTLFNYARAQFKELSTYFFHNTIYDNVWSDPARYRKPRRVADFARFDPETRFIVVGDASMAPYELMTADGSIHLEERSGKPSIEQLRFLTEIFPRSVWLNPVPERMWGYTRTITMIARIFPMFELSIDGLEKAVAHLSAK from the coding sequence ATGTTCATCGATTTCTTTTATCTGCTGAGACGTTCCGGGATTCCCGTCAGTCCAACGGCATTTCTGACCCTGCACAAGGCGCTCGCCGGGGGGCTGATCCTTTCCCTTAACGACTTCTATACGGCCTCCCGGGCGATTCTGGTCAAGAGCGAACGGTATTTCGACATCTTCGACCAGGTCTTCGCTCACCACTTCCAGGGCGCCGACCTGCCCGATACAGAAGGCTTCGACCTCGACGAAGTCGCCCGGCTTCTCCTCGAACAGTGGCTGAAGAACCCGAGGGAGCTGGCCGGAGCCTTTGGCGAGGATGAGTCGACACTGAGCCGGCTCTCCCCCGACGAACTGATCGAATACTTCAAGGAGCGACTCAAGGAGCAGACAGGGGCGCATCACGGCGGCAGCAAGTGGATCGGCACCGGCGGCAGGTCTCCTGTCGGCCATTCGGGATACCATCCCGGCGGCATGCGGGTGGGCGGGGTTTCCCGAAACCGTTCCGCCGTAAAGGTGGCCATGGACCGCCGGTACAAGGATTACTCCCTGGAAGGCCCCCTGACCCAGGCCATGATGGGTGAAGCCCTGAAGCGGCTCCGGAACCTGGTGCCGGCGGGGCCCAGGGACCAGGTCAATGTGGACGAGACCCTCTACCAGACCATGAAAAACGCGGGCGAGATCGAGATCGTGTTCGAGCAGAGCCTCAGGGACCGTCTCAAGGTCATCCTGGCCATCGACAACGGCGGCTGGTCCATGGATTCCTACATTTCGGTGGTCCAGACCCTCTTCAACTATGCCCGGGCCCAGTTCAAGGAGCTCTCGACCTATTTTTTTCACAACACCATATACGACAACGTCTGGTCGGACCCGGCGCGATACCGGAAGCCCCGGCGCGTGGCGGATTTTGCCCGGTTCGATCCGGAAACCCGTTTTATCGTCGTCGGGGATGCAAGCATGGCCCCTTATGAACTCATGACCGCCGACGGATCGATCCATCTGGAGGAGCGGAGCGGGAAGCCGAGCATCGAGCAGCTCCGGTTCCTGACCGAGATCTTTCCCCGATCGGTGTGGCTCAATCCCGTACCGGAAAGGATGTGGGGCTACACCCGCACCATCACCATGATCGCCCGGATCTTTCCTATGTTCGAACTCTCCATAGACGGCCTGGAAAAGGCCGTGGCCCATCTCTCCGCAAAATGA
- a CDS encoding ABC transporter ATP-binding protein gives MAHLEMQNITVRFGGLKALSELSFDINAGEIVGLIGPNGAGKTTVFNVLTGVCRPVHGDVRFNGESILGRRPHEIFSMGIARTFQNIRLFSKMTAAENAMVARHCRSRKGVVGAIFKTPSQRAEEAAIMARAKTALAFMGVDKFADTAAENLPYGLQRRLEIARALASDPKVLLLDEPAAGMNPSESSELMKDIARISGLGIDVLLVEHDMKVVMGVCTRIVCVDRGVKIAEGEPEEIQKNPRVIEAYLGQPATP, from the coding sequence ATGGCACACTTAGAAATGCAGAACATCACCGTCAGGTTCGGCGGACTCAAGGCGCTCTCGGAGCTGAGCTTCGACATCAACGCCGGAGAAATCGTCGGCCTCATCGGTCCCAACGGTGCTGGAAAAACCACGGTCTTCAACGTCCTGACCGGCGTCTGCCGGCCGGTCCACGGCGACGTCCGATTCAACGGTGAAAGCATTCTCGGCCGCAGGCCCCACGAAATCTTTTCCATGGGCATCGCCAGGACCTTCCAGAACATCCGACTCTTTTCCAAAATGACGGCGGCTGAAAACGCCATGGTCGCGCGACACTGCCGATCCCGGAAAGGGGTCGTCGGCGCCATATTCAAAACACCCTCCCAACGGGCGGAGGAAGCGGCCATCATGGCGCGCGCCAAGACCGCCCTGGCCTTCATGGGGGTGGACAAATTCGCCGACACAGCGGCTGAAAACCTGCCCTACGGTTTGCAGCGCCGTCTCGAGATCGCCCGGGCCCTGGCCTCGGATCCCAAGGTGTTGCTCCTGGACGAGCCCGCCGCCGGAATGAATCCATCCGAAAGCTCCGAGTTGATGAAGGACATCGCGCGCATATCCGGCCTGGGCATCGACGTGCTTCTGGTCGAACACGATATGAAGGTTGTGATGGGGGTCTGCACCCGCATCGTCTGCGTTGACCGCGGTGTGAAGATCGCCGAGGGGGAACCTGAAGAGATACAGAAGAACCCCAGGGTGATCGAAGCCTACCTGGGTCAACCGGCAACACCCTGA
- a CDS encoding YhdH/YhfP family quinone oxidoreductase has product MTQKRFKAMWVEEIERNRFKRTIIERTTDDLPDGDVLIRVRYSSLNYKDALSAVGNRGVTRKYPHTPGIDAAGTVEESRVDAVKAGDEVIVTSYDLGMNTPGGFGQYIRVPAAWVVPRPDGLSLRESMAFGTAGFTAGLSIHYLTHGVSPDRGEILVTGATGGVGSLSVAMLAKLGYSVTAATGKTDAADFLKAIGAREIISRSAALDTSEKPLLKGRWAGVVDTVGGEILATAIKSTDLHGTVTCCGNVASPKLSITVFPFILRGVRLIGIDSQNCPMDTRVRVWNKLAAEWRPANLDRMVREIPLADLDENIDIILKGGQKGRVIVNLDA; this is encoded by the coding sequence ATGACACAGAAACGATTCAAGGCGATGTGGGTGGAAGAGATCGAACGAAACCGGTTCAAACGGACCATCATCGAGCGAACCACGGATGATCTGCCCGACGGAGATGTCCTGATCAGAGTCAGGTATTCATCCCTCAACTACAAGGACGCCCTCTCGGCCGTCGGGAACCGGGGCGTCACCCGCAAATACCCCCACACGCCGGGCATCGACGCGGCGGGAACCGTCGAGGAGAGCCGAGTGGACGCCGTAAAGGCGGGGGACGAGGTCATCGTCACCAGCTATGATCTCGGCATGAATACGCCGGGCGGATTCGGCCAGTATATCCGGGTGCCGGCCGCATGGGTGGTCCCTCGGCCCGACGGGCTGAGCCTCCGGGAAAGCATGGCCTTCGGAACCGCCGGATTTACGGCGGGCCTCTCTATCCATTACCTCACCCATGGCGTTTCGCCGGACCGGGGAGAGATTCTGGTCACCGGCGCGACGGGCGGCGTCGGGAGCCTTTCGGTGGCGATGCTGGCCAAGCTGGGCTATTCGGTGACCGCCGCCACGGGAAAAACCGATGCGGCGGACTTCCTGAAAGCTATCGGGGCCCGGGAGATCATCTCCAGATCAGCAGCCCTCGACACCAGCGAAAAACCGCTGCTCAAGGGACGGTGGGCCGGTGTGGTCGACACGGTCGGCGGGGAAATTCTGGCCACGGCCATCAAATCGACGGACCTCCACGGCACCGTGACCTGCTGCGGCAATGTCGCCTCGCCAAAGCTCTCCATCACCGTGTTCCCCTTCATCCTGAGGGGCGTCAGGCTCATCGGCATCGATTCCCAGAACTGCCCCATGGACACCCGGGTCCGGGTGTGGAACAAACTGGCGGCGGAATGGCGGCCGGCAAACCTCGACCGGATGGTCCGGGAGATCCCCCTTGCCGATCTGGATGAAAACATCGACATCATCCTCAAAGGCGGTCAGAAAGGCCGCGTCATCGTCAACCTCGACGCCTGA
- a CDS encoding twin-arginine translocase TatA/TatE family subunit — protein MFGIGMPELIIILVIILIIFGAGKLPEIGAGMGKAIRNFKSATSESGKKEDEPEKLEDKNDPS, from the coding sequence ATGTTTGGAATTGGCATGCCGGAACTTATTATTATCCTGGTGATTATCCTGATCATCTTCGGCGCCGGCAAATTGCCGGAAATCGGCGCCGGGATGGGGAAGGCCATTCGCAATTTTAAATCCGCCACATCCGAATCCGGCAAAAAAGAGGACGAACCGGAAAAACTCGAGGACAAGAACGACCCGTCCTGA
- the rfaD gene encoding ADP-glyceromanno-heptose 6-epimerase: MIVITGGAGFIGSAIACRLNRRGIDDLLIVDHLGESEKWKNLVPLRYLDYLDRSDFIEKLETNAFGNDIRTIFHLGACSSTTERNADFLMENNYRYTARIAQWQTIHRDCRFIYASSAATYGAGEQGYKDDAATLHRLRPLNMYGYSKHLFDLLARRKGWLDHMVGLKYFNVYGPNEYHKGDMRSVVNKAYPDVRDNGRIRLFKSYRRDYGDGEQVRDFIYVADAAAMTLFFLDHPEVNGIFNIGTGTARSWNDVARALFSAAGKPVNIEYVPMPESLRGKYQYHTCADLSRLREAGCTHACTPLEEAVREYVRDYLALDSRLDPEKG; the protein is encoded by the coding sequence ATGATCGTTATCACCGGCGGCGCTGGATTCATCGGAAGCGCCATTGCCTGCCGGCTCAACCGCCGGGGCATCGACGACCTTCTCATCGTCGACCACCTGGGCGAATCGGAAAAATGGAAGAACCTGGTGCCCTTGAGGTATCTCGACTACCTCGACCGGAGCGACTTCATCGAAAAACTCGAAACAAACGCCTTTGGAAACGATATCCGGACAATTTTCCACCTGGGCGCCTGCTCGTCCACCACCGAGCGCAACGCCGATTTTCTCATGGAGAACAACTATCGCTACACGGCCCGCATCGCCCAATGGCAGACCATCCATCGGGACTGCCGCTTCATCTATGCCTCCAGCGCGGCAACCTACGGTGCGGGAGAACAGGGCTACAAAGACGACGCGGCGACCCTCCACCGGCTCCGCCCCCTCAACATGTACGGGTATTCGAAGCACCTCTTCGACCTCCTGGCGCGGCGCAAGGGCTGGCTGGACCACATGGTCGGCCTCAAATACTTCAACGTATACGGCCCCAACGAATACCACAAGGGGGACATGCGGAGCGTCGTCAACAAGGCCTATCCCGATGTCCGGGACAACGGCAGGATCCGGCTTTTCAAGTCTTATCGAAGGGATTACGGGGACGGCGAGCAGGTCCGGGACTTCATCTATGTGGCCGACGCCGCGGCCATGACTCTCTTTTTTCTCGATCATCCCGAGGTCAACGGCATCTTCAATATCGGCACGGGGACGGCCCGATCCTGGAACGACGTGGCCCGTGCCCTCTTTTCCGCAGCCGGAAAACCGGTGAACATCGAATACGTTCCCATGCCCGAATCCCTCAGGGGAAAATACCAGTACCACACCTGCGCGGACCTGTCACGGCTCCGCGAGGCCGGCTGTACCCATGCCTGCACGCCCCTGGAGGAGGCCGTCCGGGAGTATGTCCGGGACTATCTTGCCCTCGACAGCCGCCTGGACCCCGAAAAAGGCTGA
- a CDS encoding branched-chain amino acid ABC transporter permease, which produces MDYFFQQLINGLTLGGLYALIALGYTMVYGVIQLINFAHGELFAAGGYVGVILLGYFTGRGYLETHPILCLIGAFALTMGYCAFLAVGVEKVAYKPLRRQPRLAVLLSALGMSIFLSNALMLTQGVYDKAYPSELFQGGFDLGGVTISYLRIMILAMTVVLLIGLNLLVFRTKIGIAMRATAQDKIMSSLVSISSNRIISLTFAIGAGLAAAAGVMVGLYYGSVRYDMGFLPGIKAFAAAVLGGIGNITGAMLGGLIIGMVEIFGAGYISGQYKDVFAFIILIAVLYFKPTGIMGENIDDTRV; this is translated from the coding sequence ATGGACTATTTTTTTCAGCAGCTGATTAACGGCCTCACCCTGGGGGGGCTGTATGCCCTGATCGCTCTCGGATACACCATGGTATACGGCGTGATCCAGCTGATCAATTTCGCCCACGGCGAGCTCTTTGCCGCAGGGGGCTATGTGGGCGTTATTCTCCTCGGCTATTTCACGGGGAGGGGATATCTGGAAACCCATCCCATCCTCTGTCTTATCGGCGCCTTCGCCCTGACCATGGGATATTGCGCCTTTCTCGCCGTCGGCGTCGAGAAGGTGGCCTACAAACCCCTTCGCCGTCAACCGAGGCTGGCGGTGCTCCTCTCGGCCCTGGGTATGTCCATTTTCCTCAGCAACGCCCTGATGCTGACGCAAGGCGTCTACGACAAGGCCTACCCCAGCGAACTCTTCCAGGGCGGATTCGACCTGGGAGGGGTCACCATCAGCTACCTGCGCATCATGATCCTGGCCATGACGGTGGTGCTGCTGATCGGGCTCAACCTGTTGGTCTTCAGGACCAAGATCGGCATCGCCATGCGGGCCACGGCCCAGGACAAGATCATGTCCTCTCTCGTCTCCATCAGCAGCAACCGGATCATATCCCTGACATTTGCCATCGGCGCGGGGCTCGCGGCCGCAGCCGGGGTCATGGTGGGCCTCTATTACGGGTCCGTGCGCTACGACATGGGGTTTCTGCCCGGTATCAAAGCCTTTGCCGCCGCCGTGCTGGGCGGGATCGGCAACATCACGGGCGCCATGCTGGGCGGGCTCATCATCGGGATGGTGGAAATTTTCGGTGCGGGTTACATCTCCGGTCAGTACAAGGACGTGTTTGCCTTTATCATTCTGATCGCCGTGCTTTACTTCAAGCCAACGGGAATCATGGGCGAGAATATCGATGATACACGAGTATAG
- a CDS encoding CBS domain-containing protein — MLVKNWMSRRLITVDIDAAMADAVKLMKTNDIHLLPVLDGEKLSGIITDRDLKRASASDATALEMYELIYLLSKIRVSDIMTRKIITLAPDTTVEEAAEVLLKQKISGAPVVDDAGRLLGVITKSDLFRMLIALTGLPNRGIQFALKVKNRPDVIPELMAIFGEYEGQLVNVLISHKPTTDQKFVKVYFRILGLDRSRLDALKEDLREKATLLYLVDYFENRREIYDAEGN, encoded by the coding sequence ATGCTGGTGAAAAACTGGATGAGCCGGCGACTGATCACCGTCGACATCGACGCCGCCATGGCGGATGCCGTCAAGTTGATGAAAACGAACGACATTCATTTACTCCCGGTTCTCGATGGGGAGAAGCTTTCCGGCATTATTACCGACAGGGACCTCAAAAGGGCCTCCGCATCCGATGCCACGGCTCTGGAGATGTATGAACTCATCTACCTCCTGTCCAAGATCAGGGTGAGTGATATCATGACCCGGAAGATCATTACACTGGCGCCGGATACGACGGTGGAGGAGGCTGCGGAGGTCCTTCTGAAACAGAAGATATCCGGTGCGCCGGTGGTGGATGATGCCGGCAGGCTCCTGGGGGTCATCACCAAAAGCGATCTTTTCAGGATGTTGATTGCCCTCACCGGGTTGCCGAATCGGGGCATTCAATTCGCTCTCAAGGTCAAAAATCGACCTGATGTGATTCCGGAACTGATGGCGATCTTCGGAGAATACGAGGGCCAGCTCGTCAACGTTCTCATTTCCCACAAACCCACGACCGATCAGAAATTCGTCAAGGTCTACTTCCGGATTCTCGGCCTCGATCGCTCCAGACTGGATGCCTTGAAGGAGGATCTCAGGGAAAAGGCGACCTTGCTCTATCTTGTGGATTATTTCGAAAACAGGCGGGAAATTTACGACGCCGAAGGCAATTGA